The genomic DNA ttatgcaatcatttattttaacttatatatttttaattaattaataattgacattatttcgcaaaaatctgttttcactttgatattaaagaggtttttttttttgcaaattctatttaaaaagaccaaattatattgaccatgatttcatgtgtaaaagtaaCAAAAGGTTGAAACATCCAAGAGGGATGAATAcgtttgcaagccactgtaatGTTGCTTTCTTGGAAATAATTGAAGAAGATGCCTTTACTATAAAAAGATAATCTCCTAAAGGAAATCAATGCAATTTGTTATTCTACAAGAACTCATTTGGCTTCTGTTTCCCCTTTATCCATTTCATTATTTCAATAATGTGTGCATGACATTATGCTGCAAATGCAGAACACCTAACCCTTTCTTCTTTTCCCCCTGCGGTAAGGCTTTTCATTCTCTGTCttctatttttcaaaataattttattccaTACAAAATACGGTCCtggtcttgtttttttaatacttggGATAAAACGTTTTTTCACTGTTTACACTGCTGATGCTTTTCTTCACTTTGGTCTCCATGCCTTTAAAtcctttaagtctttttttttttaactttccaaaCATATTGCACTGTAATTATTCTCATAGAGCTCACCTTGTTActgatatttcatttttgtatGTCCCCTTTCAACTTATAACCCTGTCTTTCTGCCTTAGTATTTAATTATTCACATTATTTCTTATTCACTATGGATACTACAATGACTACCTATAGTGTAAAAATGGCTTCATTAATCGATGCACTGATTCTTCTGGTGATGTAAAATACACAGTTATATCTTCTGTGTAAAGTGCTACATTTTGTCTTACTGCTAGGCTAACGCttcaatgtatatataaaataaaatagggcAGAGGGGTTCTCTCTTCTTTGTATTGTGAATCTGTTTGGCAGGATACCATTTATTTATACTCGGGAAATTGGATGACGGTAAATACCCCGCCACTCATACGATGCCCGCTAGGATTGGCTCTGAAtacattcatttatatatacattttgaataaatgtaatatCCTGGAGTGTTTGTGGTATTTAAGGTACACAACCTCCTCTTCAATCattattgtttctgttttgaaTGTTACAATATGGAAtttctaaattgtttttttaaattattgtccAACATTTTCACTTCTTAATATGAACCATTATGTCTTATTGGCTGTCATTTACAAGAGAGGAAGAAAGCATGAGAACAGCAGAGAATAGGCATGTGTTGTGTAAAAGAtaattttggaaaatgcttgaaaCAATAATTTGTATATGAACAGACTGCATCAGATATTTTGATTATTTGAGAAACCAAGAAGTCACAAAAAACGTACATATAGACTGAAATTACTTCATAAGAAGACTTTTTGCAGTGAATTATTGCATCATAATTAAGTTAAGCTAACCAATAGCTTAAACCTCCCACTTGTGTAAATAGATAGAAAAAATATTGTGCACAGGTTGTCATATATTTCCCAAAAAGAACTTtgctataataaataaatgaaataaatattaaagcagCTTTAGTTTAaatcagggattcccaaagtgtggtgcacggacccccaggggtgcacaggctgctgctagggggtgcgcgagatgaaaaatataatggcggtctgataattacacaattatatttttttccccacaataaagacaatttcacagtgtggtattactacTTATACTAAAGTACATAGTAGgcctatgtatatatatgtatgtgtatatatatatatgtgtgtgtgtgtgtgtgtgtgtgtgtatatatgtgtgtatgtatatatatatatgtgtatatatatgtatatgtgtgtatatatatgtgtgtgtatatatattatgtatatgtatgtatatatatgtaaatatataatatgtatatctatatgtatatgtatgtatgtatgtatatatgtgtgtgtgtgtgtgtgtgtgtgtgtatatatatatgtatatatatatgtgtgtatgtatatgtatatatatatatatatatatatatatatatattcttatataTCTTATATGTGTTATTAACccaatattatttaatatcatgattaattatatttttgagaGCAGGTACaggaaaaaggggggaaatgtAGTGTTGTGACTTGATTTCGACATTAACAAAACCTAAGCCACATATATGAGGGGCTGGTACCGGGATACGTAATTGACGCGTCGTCAACATTTCATTCACTTGTGATGTAGACAAGAGGAGGTGAGGATTAAACCACCAACAGTAAAAGTTATCTGATATTGCTGCTAGATATGTATTTATCAAATGTGGAAGAAGCACCGAAATATTTACTTGACCAGAAATGCCTTAAcctaaaaatactaaattacaaATTACAGTACTGGattcaaaatgttacttaaaaaaagtagataagtATTATCAGCaagatgtacttaaaatatgagaagtaaaagtactcattatacaGATCAGTTTCTTCCACAGTGTTATATTGTTATAGAACATTATATTATTCTGTTTTGATcactaaaaatatatcttagagcattttaatgtgttttgtgttacctactactataattattatatactataatTAGTAGTAGAGCTCTACATCATATCATATAGTATACAGTACAaacatattgtttgttttttatctaaAGTGTAagcaatacttgagtaaatgtacttagttacattccaccactggttaaatGAGTCATCCTCAAATATAGTTCCTACTGTCAGAACCATTTCAGAGCTTAAAATGAGTCAAGCTCATATAATCAAGCCATGCTTATTACAATGACGTAATACGTTTTTTGAGAAATATTGGTCGGCTCTTAGCATACTTCCCAGCATGAACTATAAACATGTCTCTAGTTTTACTACTGTAAGTAGCAAAGCAGGAGGATTAATCAGTTGTTGTTTGACCTCAGTGTCAGTTTATTGAGGGTTACTGTCTTCAAGTTCATGGTTCATTTAAATTGCAGAGTTTATTCAATACTTGTTCAGTTTTAAAGCAGCAGGGAAAGGTATGTTTAAGGCATTTataactatgttttttttacaacacgcttgtcttttttctgtccatCATGTCTCTGTGAGGGAGTTTGATGTTTATTCACCATGTCCTGATGGTCCTGGAAGAACATCTTGAGCTAAGAAGGAGACAGAAGGAAACTGTAAGTTTTCTGTTGCTCTGCCCATTTGTCATGTCTCTGCTCTGTCAGGGTGCACACTACCTGGTCCAGCTGTTTCTCCGTGTCGTTTATATCCACAGCTTCCTCATCTTTTACCTTATCATCTATCATTTCAAAGAGGTTGAGAGTGGCTATCTTGATCTGTCCCAGTCGGAGTGTCTTCTTTGCTGCCGTTTCCTGAATGTGGTTCCactttctctcctgtgtgaagaCCGGGACAATTAAGTTTAGCACAGAAGATTTTGATAGTATTTGTCTCTGATGACGGACTCTTTTGTGTCTGATACCCATGTGTGAGCTTCGGAGCGTGTCTCCTCCAGCTCGGTCTGAAGCTTGGACAGCTGGTTGTTCTTGTGCAGCCGCAGGAAGTGATGCTTGTCTTCCAGTGTCAGCAGTGCTTTTCTCTCCTGGTCGACCTGCTCCAGCGCCTCACTCTCCCTCCGATACAGTTGGTCTCGAAAGTGGAGAAGATTCTCACAATGAGCCGTGAGTGCCTCTATATCATcaaactgtaacacacacatgaaaGGTGCAGCAACGATATTACGATACGATACCTTcattatcttctcaaaacatcACCATGACCACTGCTGCAAACATCATACAAATTAATGCActtttgtgaaataaaacatgaaccAGTTGGAAGAAAAAGTTTGAAGTGTTATTTCACTGTTTATGCCATCATTAAAAGAGACACGATGAGTCAAGATTTAGGAAGGCTTACCACCACGACTAAACAATTTCCAGGGGTCTTTTTGCTTTATACTGGAGAGGCTATGTGATGAAAAACCTGGTGAGATGTTTATGCCTTTTGAACAGCAGAACAATGAGTTATCTATAATAGTTTGGGAACTATTGGAGATGGCAGGTTAGGTGGCCATTGACAGACTGTTTAGTAAATATCCTACTAGATTTACAGCACCAGTTAAAAGTtatcttcatttttattattttcaaaattgtAGATAAATACGGAAGAAATCAAAACTATGATGAAACACATTTGGGGAGCTTTGCACACTTTCGGAATTGTTTTCAGTTACGTCTTGTCAAGAGTTAAATCATGGAATTTACTGCCTTTTGAATGTGTTTGAGACCTTCAATGCAAAAGTTGTCTACGttaaagaatctaaaatataaaacatattttttattacataattccagatgtgttctttcatatttttgatgtattcagtattaatctacaaagGTAAAATGGAACCTGCCAACTCCAATAGTTTCTAAATAGGTTGTATGTGCTCCTTCATAATTTTgatgtatttaatattaatctacaatggagaaaatataagaaaaaataaagaaaaaccattgattgagaaggtgtgtccaaacttttgactgctACTGTAGTTTCTCTGCCATGTGTAAAAAATCCTTGCAGTACCTTTGTCATTTTGACCACTTGTTCCAGGAATTTCTTAGACATAGCGAGTCTGTCCACCTGACTCTTCAGCTCCTCATTTGTCTCCCTCAATGTGGCACACTCCACCTTTAACCTCTCCAGATCCTCCTGCACCCGaatctcctctttcctctccctctctgctctatCAGCAGCTTCATCTGCAGCCTGAGTCTACAAGGAGGGACACAGAGGGGT from Centropristis striata isolate RG_2023a ecotype Rhode Island chromosome 19, C.striata_1.0, whole genome shotgun sequence includes the following:
- the LOC131992576 gene encoding coiled-coil domain-containing protein 42-like, whose amino-acid sequence is MNRDSKRLPAGTSPLQTGHDTSFALLDLQQKRREADLLDEKLKERKQKLENLQQCADELEEEIKKVKEFSCDTLLKTQAADEAADRAERERKEEIRVQEDLERLKVECATLRETNEELKSQVDRLAMSKKFLEQVVKMTKFDDIEALTAHCENLLHFRDQLYRRESEALEQVDQERKALLTLEDKHHFLRLHKNNQLSKLQTELEETRSEAHTWERKWNHIQETAAKKTLRLGQIKIATLNLFEMIDDKVKDEEAVDINDTEKQLDQLKMFFQDHQDMVNKHQTPSQRHDGQKKDKRVVKKT